In a single window of the Niabella ginsenosidivorans genome:
- a CDS encoding sulfatase-like hydrolase/transferase: MKSKKWILVVISLLLMIAVQAQQSQHAKKELPNILWLTSEDNSPMLGCYGDSLATTPNLDKLAGEGFLYTHAYANAPVCAPSRNTIITGVYACAAGNDGMRSYYPKSNIVRLLPEYLRSKGYYCTNNFKQDYNIANVRKDLWNESSNTAHYKNRKPGQPFFAVFNTVISHESCLHKPDSSTPKHDPDKVKLPPYQPDTKAIRTDWARYYDYIEKMDTWIGEMLKELDEAGLSENTIVVYYGDHGGVLPRSKRYVYETGTRIPFIIRIPEKFRRLYPAAAPGSKVDRLVSLVDLIPTMLSICNIPVPSYLQGNAFLGPQKTPDPQYVHMFRGRMDERIDMSRAVRDKQYRYIRNYMPYRIYAQHIDYLWKEAAMRSWEEMYLQGKCNEVQSRFFQTKPVEELYDTEKDPWEVHNLAGDPAYKNILLRMQTENTKWMKQIHDAGFIPEGEVEKIATKMPVYDYMRSGAQSMDQLIAVSDLANFATVKDIPKLSKYLSDPNVLLRYWAAIGLLQLSDKAREAVPALKRALADSSAEVAITAAEALYRLGDKNESERLLLQSLNNPGIMVQVHALNAIDNSCKPDGQTRKAVADLAARQAVKKNEYISNMTKWILNKP, from the coding sequence ATGAAAAGTAAAAAATGGATCTTGGTAGTCATATCATTGTTGTTAATGATAGCCGTACAGGCGCAGCAGTCGCAGCATGCTAAAAAGGAATTGCCAAATATTCTTTGGCTTACTTCTGAAGATAATAGCCCTATGTTGGGTTGCTATGGCGACTCTCTTGCTACAACGCCGAACCTGGATAAACTGGCGGGCGAAGGATTTTTATACACCCATGCTTATGCCAATGCACCCGTATGCGCCCCTTCCCGTAATACTATAATTACAGGTGTATATGCCTGCGCTGCCGGAAACGATGGCATGCGCAGCTACTATCCAAAGTCGAATATCGTTCGTTTGCTGCCCGAATATTTAAGAAGCAAAGGATATTACTGCACCAATAATTTTAAGCAGGATTATAATATTGCCAATGTAAGAAAGGATCTGTGGAATGAGAGCAGTAATACAGCTCATTATAAGAACCGGAAACCCGGTCAGCCTTTCTTTGCGGTTTTCAATACCGTGATCTCGCATGAAAGCTGTTTGCATAAGCCGGATTCCAGTACCCCCAAACATGATCCGGATAAAGTAAAATTGCCACCCTATCAGCCCGATACAAAAGCCATAAGAACAGACTGGGCCCGCTATTATGATTATATAGAAAAAATGGACACCTGGATTGGAGAAATGTTAAAGGAACTGGATGAAGCCGGCCTGTCAGAAAATACGATTGTTGTTTATTATGGAGACCATGGCGGTGTTTTGCCACGCAGTAAACGGTATGTATACGAAACAGGCACCCGTATCCCTTTTATTATAAGGATACCGGAGAAATTCAGAAGATTATACCCAGCCGCGGCGCCCGGCTCAAAAGTAGACCGGTTAGTAAGCCTGGTAGACCTGATACCTACTATGCTAAGCATTTGTAATATTCCGGTGCCGTCTTACCTGCAGGGCAATGCGTTCCTGGGTCCTCAGAAAACACCCGATCCGCAATATGTACATATGTTCCGCGGCCGTATGGATGAGCGTATTGATATGTCGAGGGCTGTAAGGGATAAACAGTATCGTTATATAAGGAACTATATGCCCTACCGCATTTATGCGCAGCATATTGATTATTTATGGAAGGAAGCTGCAATGCGTTCCTGGGAGGAGATGTATTTACAGGGTAAATGTAATGAAGTACAATCCCGATTTTTTCAAACCAAGCCGGTAGAAGAATTATATGATACCGAAAAGGACCCATGGGAAGTACACAACCTGGCGGGCGATCCTGCATACAAAAATATATTGCTGCGGATGCAGACGGAGAATACAAAATGGATGAAACAAATACATGATGCGGGTTTTATACCAGAAGGGGAAGTAGAAAAAATAGCAACAAAAATGCCTGTTTATGATTATATGCGTTCCGGTGCCCAGTCAATGGATCAACTGATCGCTGTAAGCGACCTGGCCAATTTTGCAACAGTAAAAGATATTCCAAAGCTTTCAAAATACCTCTCAGATCCCAATGTGCTGCTGCGTTACTGGGCAGCAATCGGTTTACTGCAACTAAGTGATAAAGCCAGGGAGGCGGTTCCCGCATTGAAAAGAGCTTTAGCTGATTCGTCTGCCGAGGTGGCGATTACTGCTGCCGAAGCATTATACCGGTTGGGAGATAAAAATGAAAGCGAGCGGTTGCTGTTGCAGTCACTGAACAATCCAGGGATTATGGTGCAGGTGCACGCCCTTAATGCAATAGACAACAGTTGTAAACCGGACGGGCAGACCCGCAAAGCAGTGGCAGACCTGGCGGCCAGGCAGGCTGTGAAAAAGAATGAATATATCTCCAATATGACAAAATGGATCTTAAATAAACCCTGA
- a CDS encoding glycoside hydrolase family 2, producing the protein MNVIFKYYCFLLVLQAVLLVTPVKAQQTEVRYLSGTGADNTVDWDFYCSAGMQSGKWTKIAVPSCWEQQGFGAYNYGHDPLKKRLNETGTYRYQFMVPENWKRFEVQIVFEGAMTDATVRINGRSAGPVHQGAFYEFRYNISKLLKYGGENELQVLVKKNSDNASVNEAERTADFWMFGGIFRPVYLEAKPKVNIERVAVDAKADGKFAADVYLKNFRQAATLQVKLTPLPVNPDGNVKETVLSVPVTDAVARINGTINNVITWTPELPNRYRAVFELLDHKGALLHRYTETIGFRTIEVREADGIYVNGKRVKLKGVNRHTFTPGCGRTSSKAISIRDVNTIKDMNMNAVRMSHYPPEKHFLDVCDSLGLFVLDELTGWQKPPYDDMVGLKLLKEMIARDVNHPSIILWDNGNEGGGNYNLDKEFTRLDIQQREVLHPWQQFGKFNTAHYINYDYLAHDNHSQRKIFLPTEFMHGLYDGGAGAGLDDYWQKMWDDPLCAGGFIWDYADEAVERKDRNDSLDTDDNHAPDGILGPYLEKEGSYYTVKEIWSPVFFEQRYITPEFDGRFNIENRFIYTGLKDCRFEVSWVKFSGPGKKTHIEKSPAKPVAVSLEPGQKGTLQLDMPSNWTRYDALCITASDPFGRNINTWTWPVKKPAVVAGALLPGTQCKDIQLSDNGSSYGVHTCSLKIDFDKKTGALNSVARNGVRIPLSNGPYIIGRTAPVKEVVCKQIQDTVRLSVLYENENRFDWSVTTDGLLHLEVNYKPENNNRFSGVSFDFPESEVKGMRWLGNGPYRVYKNRMKGASFGLWEKEYNNTVTGESGCVYPEFKGYHAETYWAEIKGKQSNGFTVYVFSDDIFLRMFTPQPPAQPAKTAMEYPPGNISFLHSINAIGTKFDTQQGPQAALTQFYPMKIYEGALNVNIVFDFKQVDNEK; encoded by the coding sequence ATGAATGTAATTTTTAAATATTACTGTTTTCTTTTAGTGCTTCAGGCTGTACTGCTGGTTACGCCTGTAAAAGCCCAACAAACGGAGGTCCGTTATTTATCCGGAACCGGAGCAGATAACACAGTGGACTGGGATTTCTATTGCTCTGCCGGTATGCAAAGCGGAAAGTGGACGAAGATTGCTGTACCATCCTGCTGGGAGCAACAAGGCTTCGGTGCCTATAATTATGGTCATGATCCACTAAAGAAAAGGCTGAATGAAACCGGTACATACAGGTATCAGTTTATGGTACCCGAAAACTGGAAACGTTTTGAAGTACAAATAGTTTTTGAAGGGGCAATGACCGATGCAACAGTACGCATTAATGGTAGATCTGCCGGGCCGGTGCATCAGGGCGCTTTCTACGAGTTTCGTTATAACATCAGCAAGCTGTTGAAGTATGGCGGTGAGAATGAATTGCAGGTATTGGTGAAAAAGAATTCAGATAATGCCTCGGTTAACGAAGCAGAACGCACGGCAGACTTCTGGATGTTTGGCGGTATTTTCAGGCCCGTGTACTTGGAGGCGAAGCCAAAGGTGAATATAGAACGGGTAGCGGTGGATGCCAAAGCAGATGGAAAATTTGCTGCGGATGTATATCTGAAAAACTTTCGCCAGGCGGCTACCTTGCAGGTGAAGCTTACGCCACTACCTGTAAATCCTGACGGTAATGTAAAAGAAACTGTTTTGTCAGTACCGGTAACGGATGCTGTTGCCCGTATCAATGGAACAATAAACAATGTGATTACCTGGACACCCGAGCTGCCCAACCGCTACCGGGCAGTGTTTGAACTGTTGGATCATAAGGGAGCGCTATTGCACCGGTATACCGAAACCATCGGCTTTAGAACGATTGAAGTACGCGAAGCTGATGGCATTTATGTGAATGGAAAGCGGGTGAAATTAAAAGGAGTAAACCGGCACACCTTTACTCCCGGGTGTGGCCGTACTTCTTCAAAAGCGATAAGCATACGGGATGTAAATACCATAAAGGACATGAACATGAACGCGGTACGTATGTCGCACTATCCGCCTGAAAAACATTTTCTTGATGTATGTGATTCGCTGGGATTATTTGTGCTGGATGAATTGACCGGCTGGCAAAAACCGCCTTATGATGATATGGTTGGGCTGAAATTATTAAAGGAAATGATCGCGAGAGATGTCAATCATCCCAGTATTATTTTATGGGACAATGGCAATGAAGGGGGCGGCAATTATAACCTCGATAAGGAATTTACCAGGCTGGATATTCAGCAACGGGAAGTGCTGCACCCCTGGCAGCAGTTTGGAAAGTTCAATACGGCACATTATATCAATTACGATTATCTGGCGCATGATAACCATAGCCAAAGAAAGATCTTTTTACCTACCGAATTTATGCATGGCCTGTATGATGGCGGCGCTGGTGCAGGCCTGGATGATTACTGGCAGAAAATGTGGGATGATCCGCTTTGTGCCGGAGGTTTTATCTGGGATTATGCAGATGAAGCAGTAGAAAGAAAAGACCGTAATGATAGTCTTGATACGGATGACAATCATGCTCCTGATGGTATATTAGGCCCGTATCTTGAAAAAGAAGGCAGCTATTACACAGTAAAGGAAATATGGTCGCCTGTATTTTTTGAACAACGGTATATTACGCCTGAGTTTGATGGGCGGTTCAATATTGAAAACCGGTTTATCTATACCGGTTTGAAAGACTGCCGCTTTGAAGTAAGCTGGGTAAAGTTTTCCGGCCCCGGAAAGAAGACTCATATTGAAAAAAGCCCTGCAAAACCGGTTGCTGTTTCCCTTGAACCGGGACAGAAAGGTACGCTGCAATTAGATATGCCCAGTAACTGGACACGTTATGATGCATTATGTATTACCGCCAGCGATCCTTTCGGCAGGAACATTAATACCTGGACATGGCCGGTAAAAAAGCCCGCTGTGGTTGCCGGTGCGCTGCTCCCCGGCACACAGTGTAAGGATATTCAGCTGTCGGATAATGGCAGCAGTTACGGGGTGCACACCTGTTCCCTTAAAATAGATTTTGATAAAAAAACGGGTGCGCTGAATAGTGTAGCGCGGAACGGGGTACGCATACCATTGTCTAATGGGCCATACATCATTGGCAGAACAGCCCCGGTGAAAGAAGTGGTTTGTAAGCAGATACAGGATACAGTGCGCCTGTCTGTGCTGTATGAAAATGAGAACCGGTTTGACTGGTCAGTTACAACAGATGGATTGCTGCATCTGGAAGTAAATTATAAACCGGAGAATAATAACCGCTTTTCCGGTGTTTCATTTGATTTTCCTGAAAGTGAGGTAAAAGGAATGCGATGGCTGGGTAATGGTCCTTATCGGGTGTATAAAAACCGTATGAAAGGAGCCTCCTTCGGGCTTTGGGAAAAAGAGTATAATAATACCGTAACCGGTGAGTCAGGATGTGTCTATCCGGAATTTAAAGGATACCACGCAGAAACGTATTGGGCGGAAATAAAAGGAAAGCAAAGTAATGGATTTACGGTGTATGTATTTTCAGACGATATATTTCTGCGGATGTTCACACCACAACCGCCTGCACAGCCTGCAAAAACGGCGATGGAATACCCGCCGGGAAATATTTCTTTTTTACATAGCATCAATGCCATCGGTACTAAGTTCGATACGCAGCAGGGACCACAGGCGGCCTTAACACAATTTTACCCGATGAAGATATATGAGGGTGCATTGAATGTAAATATTGTATTTGATTTTAAACAAGTTGATAATGAAAAGTAA
- a CDS encoding WD40/YVTN/BNR-like repeat-containing protein: MKRLRLPLCLFITVLAAYSFISCKRISFPVDQWPGGDSLIYALFPPKVKPLPVVTQEEWESGSRTPGDHTQHMLGLAYSESDPDRIYMGQDVSNVWVSRDFGKNWNTLKCLGLGTSFIYSIEVDPLDKNRILAAAGCRQFSVVNKPYQGIYLSTDGGITWNKKVARGQIFEVRSSTKLFAYAPSTKDANKGYAARWYAAFCEGESGNADDGFFTSPDGGSTWTEVRKLPTADFSNTIRGIKVHKLQPEKVFLYGDGGLYRFEDATNPSGAVTKLSGKNGLPAGSIWGSIYQSEDGLTLMVAVQNKGIYKSTNGGDNWSSFYTSSTINYCYINENHPNMIFAIPTEKSNEQIHVSKDGGKTWNTPAKSDVRYRPGYDNSDWTRKLNGQFCYVLPDPRDAQKVFMHTKSKNFRSTDGGLTWDISDNGFNGASHTDIWNEQMFDPNNPDRFCYFMVDRSYAYTDTRGRWFYPSNITPGPMGLNGRTCMAGALHPKEPVILASIGKQPVGQLLRSADNGKTWTVVSTGNKQRWCVAFNLQSPDTCYQWRERSVDAGKTWSPMANMPANAILCGVSRSDGRILYAIDWKNTAKKVWRSTDSGNSWQQVIETSWDLTSPGDNSGVFRINPKNPNIVYTSSANGHITEWDVSILPAKSKDITITGGTDVGFYAARFAIDPRHPNVMYAINSRANTGNKFFRTIDGGATWQNISNYVTMGSLSGLAVSPVTGEVYISGENGSSVMLPPYPSRNTAYDAVPYVSNHLTEPYN, from the coding sequence ATGAAACGATTACGATTGCCTTTATGCCTGTTTATAACAGTGCTCGCTGCTTATTCTTTTATATCCTGTAAAAGGATCAGTTTTCCGGTTGACCAGTGGCCGGGTGGTGACAGTTTGATCTATGCGTTGTTTCCGCCTAAGGTAAAGCCATTGCCTGTTGTAACGCAGGAGGAGTGGGAGTCCGGCAGCAGAACTCCCGGAGACCATACCCAGCACATGCTTGGTTTAGCTTATTCTGAATCAGACCCAGACCGGATCTATATGGGCCAGGACGTATCCAATGTATGGGTGTCCCGGGATTTCGGGAAAAACTGGAATACACTTAAATGCCTGGGTTTAGGTACTTCATTCATTTATTCAATTGAGGTTGATCCTTTGGACAAGAATCGTATTCTTGCAGCTGCGGGATGTCGGCAATTCAGTGTAGTAAATAAACCTTATCAAGGTATCTACCTTTCTACCGACGGAGGTATTACATGGAATAAAAAGGTAGCACGGGGACAAATCTTTGAAGTTCGTAGTAGCACAAAGTTGTTTGCATACGCACCTTCTACAAAAGATGCTAATAAGGGTTATGCTGCACGCTGGTATGCTGCTTTCTGTGAAGGTGAATCCGGTAATGCAGATGATGGTTTTTTTACCTCTCCCGATGGAGGGTCTACTTGGACTGAAGTAAGAAAATTACCTACGGCAGATTTCAGTAACACCATTCGCGGTATAAAAGTTCACAAATTACAACCCGAAAAAGTGTTTTTATACGGAGATGGGGGTCTTTACCGGTTTGAGGATGCTACAAATCCCTCAGGCGCAGTTACTAAGTTGAGCGGAAAGAACGGTTTGCCAGCTGGTAGCATTTGGGGAAGTATATACCAGTCTGAAGATGGTTTGACATTAATGGTTGCCGTACAAAATAAGGGGATTTATAAATCGACCAATGGTGGAGATAACTGGAGTTCGTTTTATACTTCGAGTACCATAAACTATTGTTATATAAATGAAAATCATCCCAACATGATCTTTGCTATACCGACAGAGAAAAGCAACGAGCAGATACACGTAAGCAAGGACGGTGGAAAAACCTGGAACACCCCTGCAAAATCCGATGTACGCTATAGGCCTGGTTATGACAACAGCGATTGGACTAGAAAATTGAATGGTCAGTTTTGTTATGTGCTCCCGGATCCACGAGATGCCCAAAAAGTTTTTATGCATACCAAATCTAAAAACTTCAGATCAACAGACGGCGGTCTTACTTGGGATATATCTGATAATGGTTTCAATGGTGCCTCCCATACTGACATCTGGAATGAACAGATGTTTGACCCAAATAATCCGGACAGGTTCTGCTATTTTATGGTTGACCGGTCGTATGCTTATACCGATACAAGAGGCAGATGGTTTTATCCAAGTAATATAACGCCAGGCCCTATGGGGTTAAATGGTCGTACTTGTATGGCGGGTGCTTTGCATCCAAAAGAGCCGGTGATATTGGCGAGTATTGGGAAACAACCCGTTGGGCAGTTATTGCGATCTGCCGATAATGGAAAAACATGGACTGTGGTGAGTACTGGAAATAAACAACGTTGGTGCGTTGCCTTCAACTTACAAAGCCCGGACACGTGCTACCAGTGGAGAGAGCGGTCTGTTGACGCTGGAAAGACTTGGAGCCCAATGGCCAACATGCCGGCTAACGCCATTCTCTGTGGCGTTTCCCGCTCAGACGGCAGGATTTTGTACGCAATAGATTGGAAGAATACCGCTAAAAAAGTATGGCGGTCTACCGATAGTGGTAATTCCTGGCAACAGGTTATAGAAACCTCATGGGATTTGACTTCGCCAGGAGATAACTCGGGAGTGTTCCGTATAAATCCTAAAAATCCAAATATTGTATATACCAGTAGCGCTAACGGACATATCACAGAATGGGATGTAAGCATCTTACCGGCCAAATCAAAAGATATAACAATAACCGGAGGCACAGACGTTGGTTTTTATGCAGCCCGATTTGCAATTGACCCGAGACATCCAAACGTAATGTACGCAATTAATAGCCGAGCAAATACTGGCAATAAGTTTTTCCGTACCATAGACGGCGGCGCCACCTGGCAGAATATCAGCAATTATGTTACAATGGGCTCTCTTAGCGGGTTAGCGGTGTCGCCTGTTACCGGCGAAGTGTATATCTCCGGAGAAAACGGTTCATCAGTAATGCTGCCGCCTTATCCCTCAAGGAATACGGCGTATGATGCGGTACCGTATGTAAGCAATCATCTTACGGAACCGTATAATTAA